One stretch of Carassius gibelio isolate Cgi1373 ecotype wild population from Czech Republic chromosome B1, carGib1.2-hapl.c, whole genome shotgun sequence DNA includes these proteins:
- the LOC127948542 gene encoding heart- and neural crest derivatives-expressed protein 2, translating into MSLVGGFPHHPVMHHDGYSFAAAAAASRCHEEPPYFHGWLISHPEMSPPDYSMAPSYSPEYSAGAPGLDHSHYGGVPGAGAVGMGPRPVKRRPTANRKERRRTQSINSAFAELRECIPNVPADTKLSKIKTLRLATSYIAYLMDILDKDEQNGEAEAFKAEFKKTDAKEERRKKEMNDVLKNSGSSNDKKTKGRTGWPQHVWALELKQ; encoded by the exons ATGAGTTTAGTTGGAGGGTTTCCCCACCACCCGGTGATGCATCATGACGGCTATTCGTTCGCTGCCGCAGCTGCTGCCAGTCGCTGTCATGAAGAACCCCCCTATTTTCATGGGTGGCTTATCAGCCACCCGGAGATGTCTCCTCCAGACTACAGTATGGCACCCTCCTACAGCCCCGAGTACTCGGCGGGAGCCCCCGGGCTCGATCACTCGCACTACGGAGGTGTACCGGGGGCCGGCGCCGTTGGAATGGGACCCCGACCAGTGAAACGTAGACCCACGGCAAACCGAAAGGAGAGGCGCAGGACTCAGAGCATCAACAGCGCCTTTGCAGAACTCAGGGAATGCATTCCCAACGTCCCCGCGGATACGAAGCTGTCCAAAATCAAAACCCTTCGTTTGGCTACCAGTTACATTGCTTACCTTATGGACATTCTGGACAAAGACGAACAGAACGGGGAAGCAGAGGCCTTCAAAGCGGAATTCAAAAAGACAGACGCCAAGGAAGAAAGGCGAAAGAAAGAAATG aacgaCGTTTTGAAAAATTCAGGGAGCAGCAATGACAAGAAAACTAAAGGGAGAACTGGTTGGCCGCAGCATGTGTGGGCATTGGAACTGAAACAATGA